A window of Cellulomonas fimi contains these coding sequences:
- a CDS encoding fumarylacetoacetate hydrolase family protein: MVEQVGVDAADPRFAALPCRPGKVVAVHLSYASRADQRGRRPAQPSYFLKPSSSVAASGGTVERPAGTELLAFEGEVALVIGTDARRVRVEDAWRHVGWVTAANDLGLYDLRAADRGSNLRSKGGDGFTPLGPRLLDARALDPAALRVRTWVDGELRQDDTTAGLLFPLARLVADLSQHLTLERGDVVLTGTPAGSSVLRPGEVVEVEVDAPDAPGAPTTGRLVTTVVEGTHPFDAALGSTPAVDDHQRAEAWGSREAAGLDDAEPGATGLTPELREKLLRVPVAALSGQLRRRGLDGVSIDGVRPLHPATRLVGTARTLRLVPGREDLFARHGGGQNAQKRAFDALGPGEVLVIEARGRADAGTFGDVLALRAHARGAAGIVTDGAVRDHDAVAAVGIPVYAAGAHPAVLGRLHVPWDTDVAVACGGTTVEPGDVLVGDADGVVVIPPALVAEVVDAALAQEEEDAWVAEQVAAGHPVDGLFPMDAAWRARFDAWRRTR; encoded by the coding sequence ATGGTCGAGCAGGTCGGGGTCGACGCGGCGGACCCGAGGTTCGCGGCGCTGCCGTGCCGTCCGGGGAAGGTCGTCGCGGTGCACCTGAGCTACGCGTCGCGTGCGGATCAGCGGGGTCGCCGGCCGGCGCAGCCGTCGTACTTCCTCAAGCCGTCGAGCTCGGTCGCGGCGTCGGGCGGGACGGTCGAGCGTCCGGCGGGGACGGAGCTGCTGGCGTTCGAGGGCGAGGTCGCGCTCGTGATCGGGACGGACGCGCGGCGGGTGCGTGTCGAGGACGCGTGGCGGCACGTCGGCTGGGTGACGGCGGCGAACGACCTGGGTCTGTACGACCTGCGCGCCGCGGACCGGGGATCGAACCTGCGCTCGAAGGGTGGCGACGGGTTCACGCCGCTGGGGCCGCGGCTGCTCGACGCGCGCGCGCTCGACCCGGCGGCGCTGCGGGTGCGGACGTGGGTCGACGGCGAGCTCCGGCAGGACGACACGACCGCGGGGCTGCTGTTCCCGCTCGCGCGGCTCGTCGCGGACCTGTCCCAGCACCTCACGCTCGAGCGCGGTGACGTGGTCCTCACGGGTACCCCGGCGGGCTCGTCGGTGCTGCGACCGGGCGAGGTGGTGGAGGTCGAGGTCGACGCGCCCGACGCGCCGGGTGCCCCGACGACGGGCCGTTTGGTGACGACGGTCGTGGAGGGCACGCACCCGTTCGACGCGGCGCTCGGGTCGACGCCGGCGGTCGACGACCACCAGCGCGCCGAGGCGTGGGGCTCGCGCGAGGCCGCCGGCCTCGACGACGCCGAGCCCGGGGCGACCGGCCTGACGCCCGAGCTGCGCGAGAAGCTGCTGCGCGTCCCCGTCGCCGCGCTCAGCGGCCAGCTGCGCCGGCGGGGCCTGGACGGGGTGTCGATCGACGGCGTCCGGCCGCTGCACCCCGCGACGAGGCTCGTGGGCACGGCGCGCACGCTGCGGCTCGTGCCCGGCCGCGAGGACCTGTTCGCGCGGCACGGCGGCGGTCAGAACGCGCAGAAGCGCGCGTTCGACGCGCTCGGCCCGGGCGAGGTGCTCGTCATCGAGGCGCGTGGTCGGGCCGATGCGGGGACGTTCGGCGACGTCCTGGCGCTGCGGGCGCACGCGCGCGGTGCCGCGGGGATCGTCACCGACGGCGCCGTGCGGGACCACGACGCGGTCGCCGCGGTCGGGATCCCCGTGTACGCGGCGGGCGCGCACCCCGCGGTGCTCGGGCGTCTGCACGTGCCGTGGGACACCGACGTCGCGGTCGCGTGCGGCGGGACGACGGTCGAGCCGGGCGACGTGCTCGTCGGGGACGCGGACGGCGTCGTCGTGATCCCGCCCGCGCTCGTCGCGGAGGTCGTCGACGCCGCGCTCGCGCAGGAGGAGGAGGACGCCTGGGTCGCCGAGCAGGTGGCCGCCGGGCACCCGGTCGACGGGTTGTTCCCGATGGACGCCGCGTGGAGAGCGAGGTTCGACGCGTGGCGCCGCACCCGGTGA
- a CDS encoding GntR family transcriptional regulator, with the protein MWLRERIAGEDFTPGYRLVLATIAGELDMSVVPVREAIRRLEAEGLVTFERHVGARVSMIDDSQYRQSMETLAVLEGTATALAAPHLTPEHLAQARRVNRRLVEQLDDFDPRRFTALNHRFHAVLFAACPNARLLALVDAEWARLGHLRHSTFAFVPDRARESVREHDALLDLIASGAPPADVERAARGHRSATLAAYLDREHPDPAPAATGATPPER; encoded by the coding sequence CTGTGGCTGCGGGAGCGCATCGCCGGCGAGGACTTCACGCCCGGCTACCGGCTGGTCCTCGCGACGATCGCGGGCGAGCTGGACATGAGCGTCGTGCCCGTGCGCGAGGCGATCCGCCGGCTCGAGGCGGAGGGCCTCGTCACGTTCGAGCGGCACGTGGGCGCGCGCGTGTCGATGATCGACGACTCGCAGTACCGGCAGAGCATGGAGACGCTCGCCGTGCTGGAGGGCACCGCGACGGCGCTCGCCGCACCGCACCTCACACCCGAGCACCTCGCGCAGGCGCGGCGTGTCAACCGGCGGCTCGTCGAGCAGCTCGACGACTTCGACCCCCGCCGGTTCACCGCGCTCAACCACCGGTTCCACGCCGTCCTGTTCGCCGCGTGCCCCAACGCGCGCCTGCTCGCGCTCGTCGACGCCGAGTGGGCCCGCCTCGGCCACCTGCGGCACTCCACGTTCGCGTTCGTGCCGGACCGTGCGCGCGAGTCGGTCCGGGAGCACGACGCGCTGCTCGACCTGATCGCGTCCGGTGCCCCGCCGGCCGACGTCGAGCGCGCCGCGCGCGGCCACCGGTCCGCGACCCTCGCCGCCTACCTGGACCGCGAGCACCCCGACCCCGCACCGGCCGCGACCGGCGCGACGCCCCCGGAGAGGTGA
- a CDS encoding aldehyde dehydrogenase — MAPTDDRTGPPAAPHVPADLPAQVRHHIGGDDVDSVDGATFDVLDPVSNRTYLRAARGTAADVDRAVAAARHAFEHGPWPRMVPRERSRVLHRVADVVESRDARLAELESFDSGLPITQALGQARRAAENFRFFADLVVAQADDAFKVPGRQLNYVNRKPIGVAGLITPWNTPFMLESWKLGPALATGNTVVLKPAELTPLSASLWAGIFTEAGVPPGVFNLVHGIGEEAGDALVRHPDVPLISFTGESRTGELIFANAAPHLKGLSMELGGKSPAVVFADTDLEAAVDATIFGVFSLNGERCTAGSRILVERSVYDEFVERFAAQASRVVVGPPHDPATEVGALVHPDHFAKVMRYVEIGKGEGRLVAGGGRPEGFPTGNYVAPTVFADVPPDARIFQEEIFGPVVAITPFDTDAEALALANGVRYGLAAYVWTNDLRRAHTFAQAVDAGMVWLNSNNVRDLRTPFGGVKASGLGHEGGYRSIDFYTHQQAVHVTLGPVHNPTFGKVATHRPSDLDDPDPR, encoded by the coding sequence ATGGCCCCCACGGACGACCGCACCGGCCCGCCGGCCGCACCCCACGTCCCCGCGGACCTGCCCGCGCAGGTCCGGCACCACATCGGCGGCGACGACGTCGACTCGGTCGACGGCGCGACGTTCGACGTCCTCGATCCCGTCTCCAACCGCACCTACCTGCGCGCCGCGCGCGGCACCGCCGCCGACGTGGACCGCGCGGTCGCCGCCGCGCGCCACGCCTTCGAGCACGGGCCCTGGCCGCGCATGGTGCCGCGCGAGCGCTCGCGCGTCCTGCACCGCGTCGCGGACGTGGTCGAGTCGCGCGACGCACGTCTCGCCGAGCTGGAGAGCTTCGACTCGGGCCTGCCGATCACGCAGGCGCTCGGGCAGGCACGGCGGGCGGCGGAGAACTTCCGGTTCTTCGCGGACCTCGTGGTCGCGCAGGCCGACGACGCGTTCAAGGTGCCGGGCCGGCAGCTGAACTACGTCAACCGCAAGCCCATCGGGGTGGCGGGCCTCATCACCCCGTGGAACACGCCGTTCATGCTCGAGTCGTGGAAGCTCGGCCCGGCGCTCGCGACGGGCAACACGGTCGTGCTCAAGCCCGCCGAGCTCACGCCGCTGTCCGCGTCGCTGTGGGCCGGGATCTTCACCGAGGCGGGCGTGCCGCCCGGCGTGTTCAACCTCGTGCACGGGATCGGCGAGGAGGCCGGCGACGCGCTCGTGCGGCACCCCGACGTGCCGCTCATCTCGTTCACCGGCGAGAGCCGGACGGGCGAGCTGATCTTCGCGAACGCGGCCCCGCACCTCAAGGGCCTGTCGATGGAGCTCGGCGGGAAGTCGCCCGCGGTGGTCTTCGCGGACACGGACCTGGAGGCGGCCGTCGACGCGACGATCTTCGGGGTGTTCTCCCTCAACGGCGAGCGGTGCACCGCGGGCAGCCGGATCCTCGTCGAGCGGTCCGTGTACGACGAGTTCGTCGAGCGGTTCGCGGCGCAGGCGTCCCGCGTCGTCGTGGGGCCGCCGCACGACCCGGCGACCGAGGTCGGGGCGCTCGTGCACCCCGACCACTTCGCCAAGGTCATGCGGTACGTCGAGATCGGGAAGGGCGAGGGCCGGCTGGTCGCCGGCGGCGGGCGGCCCGAGGGCTTCCCGACGGGCAACTACGTCGCGCCCACCGTGTTCGCGGACGTCCCGCCCGACGCGCGGATCTTCCAGGAGGAGATCTTCGGGCCGGTCGTCGCGATCACCCCGTTCGACACCGACGCCGAGGCGCTCGCGCTGGCGAACGGCGTCCGGTACGGGCTCGCGGCCTACGTGTGGACGAACGACCTGCGGCGCGCGCACACCTTCGCGCAGGCCGTCGACGCGGGCATGGTCTGGCTCAACAGCAACAACGTGCGGGACCTGCGCACCCCGTTCGGCGGCGTCAAGGCGTCCGGGCTCGGCCACGAGGGCGGGTACCGGTCGATCGACTTCTACACGCACCAGCAGGCCGTGCACGTGACGCTCGGCCCGGTGCACAACCCCACGTTCGGCAAGGTCGCGACGCACCGGCCGAGCGACCTCGACGACCCCGACCCGCGCTGA
- a CDS encoding FAD-binding monooxygenase, producing MQFHHHGYVSGDPRVQPAAGVGLDRPDDLPDEVDVLVVGTGPAGMIAAAQLSQFPDVTTRIVDRRPGRLAIGQADGIQARSVETFQAFGFAGRIAEEAYRITEMCFWHPDPADPTRIVRGERPPDDPSGISEFPHLIVNQARVLDHFAEYMANAPTRMRPDYGYDFRDLHVADHGDHPVTVRLVRTAGPDTGTEKTVRARYVLGADGAHSEVRRAIGCVPRGDSAFHAWGVMDVLAVTDFPDIRLKCAIQSGTGGSILLIPREGGHLFRMYVDLGEVHPDTRDAVRATTIDQIVEHANTILRPYTLDVRSVAWHSVYEVGHRVTDRFDDVPLDQRGTRTPRVFIAGDACHTHSAKAGQGMNVSMQDGFNLAWKLGHVLSGRSPDTLLATYSAERQVIAQNLIDFDREWSSLMARRPEELDPGELADFYVRTTEFLFGFMTQYPPSMLVTEPTHQHLATGFPLGKRFKSAPVVRVADANPLHLGHQHRADGRWRVYAFADRPAAGEESALAAWATWMTESPDSPVQAHRRDGDALDAVLDVKVVYQQRHVDVDITRVPTLFLPRTGPFDLVDYEKVFAVHPDDDVFDLRGVDRDGCVVVVRPDQYVAAVLPLHATADLAAFFRQHLLVQARRPVA from the coding sequence ATGCAGTTCCACCACCACGGCTACGTCTCGGGAGACCCCCGCGTCCAGCCCGCCGCCGGGGTCGGGCTCGACCGCCCCGACGACCTCCCCGACGAGGTCGACGTCCTCGTCGTCGGCACCGGCCCCGCCGGGATGATCGCCGCCGCCCAGCTCTCCCAGTTCCCCGACGTCACCACCCGCATCGTCGACCGCCGCCCCGGACGCCTCGCCATCGGCCAGGCCGACGGCATCCAGGCCCGCAGCGTCGAGACCTTCCAGGCCTTCGGGTTCGCCGGACGCATCGCCGAGGAGGCCTACCGCATCACCGAGATGTGCTTCTGGCACCCCGACCCCGCCGACCCCACCCGCATCGTCCGCGGCGAACGCCCGCCCGACGACCCCTCCGGCATCAGCGAGTTCCCGCACCTCATCGTCAACCAGGCCCGCGTCCTCGACCACTTCGCCGAGTACATGGCGAACGCCCCCACCCGCATGCGCCCCGACTACGGCTACGACTTCCGCGACCTGCACGTCGCCGACCACGGCGACCACCCCGTCACCGTCCGCCTCGTCCGCACCGCCGGACCCGACACCGGCACCGAGAAGACCGTCCGCGCCCGCTACGTCCTCGGCGCCGACGGCGCCCACAGCGAGGTCCGCCGCGCCATCGGCTGCGTCCCCCGCGGCGACTCCGCCTTCCACGCCTGGGGCGTCATGGACGTCCTCGCTGTCACCGACTTCCCCGACATCCGCCTCAAGTGCGCCATCCAGTCCGGCACCGGCGGCAGCATCCTGCTCATCCCCCGCGAGGGCGGCCACCTCTTCCGCATGTACGTCGACCTCGGCGAGGTCCACCCCGACACCCGCGACGCCGTCCGCGCCACCACGATCGACCAGATCGTCGAGCACGCCAACACCATCCTGCGGCCCTACACCCTCGACGTCCGCTCCGTCGCCTGGCACAGCGTCTACGAGGTCGGTCACCGCGTCACCGACCGCTTCGACGACGTCCCCCTCGACCAGCGCGGCACCCGCACCCCCCGCGTCTTCATCGCCGGAGACGCCTGCCACACCCACAGCGCCAAAGCCGGGCAAGGCATGAACGTCTCCATGCAGGACGGCTTCAACCTCGCCTGGAAGCTCGGCCACGTCCTGTCCGGCCGCAGCCCCGACACCCTCCTCGCGACCTACTCCGCCGAACGCCAGGTCATCGCCCAGAACCTCATCGACTTCGACCGCGAATGGTCCTCCCTCATGGCCCGCCGCCCCGAGGAGCTCGACCCCGGCGAGCTCGCCGACTTCTACGTCCGCACCACCGAGTTCCTCTTCGGCTTCATGACCCAGTACCCGCCGTCCATGCTCGTCACCGAGCCCACCCACCAGCACCTCGCCACCGGGTTCCCCCTCGGCAAGCGGTTCAAGTCCGCCCCCGTCGTCCGCGTCGCCGACGCCAACCCCCTGCACCTCGGCCACCAGCACCGCGCCGACGGCCGCTGGCGCGTCTACGCCTTCGCCGACCGGCCCGCCGCGGGGGAGGAGTCCGCGCTCGCGGCCTGGGCCACCTGGATGACGGAGTCGCCCGACTCACCGGTCCAGGCGCACCGGCGCGACGGCGACGCGCTCGACGCCGTGCTCGACGTCAAGGTCGTCTACCAGCAGCGCCACGTCGACGTCGACATCACCCGCGTCCCGACGCTGTTCCTGCCCCGCACCGGGCCGTTCGACCTGGTCGACTACGAGAAGGTGTTCGCGGTCCACCCCGACGACGACGTGTTCGACCTGCGCGGCGTCGACCGGGACGGGTGCGTCGTCGTCGTCCGCCCCGACCAGTACGTCGCCGCCGTCCTCCCGCTCCACGCGACCGCCGACCTCGCGGCGTTCTTCCGGCAGCACCTGCTCGTCCAGGCACGCCGACCCGTCGCCTGA
- a CDS encoding cation:proton antiporter family protein — protein sequence MAAAALYLGAALAGGLVAVLLRLPPLVGFLAAGFALGAAGAPELPYLEPVAELGVVLLLFAIGLKLDVRTLLRREIWLTTAVHMVVSVALAVGFLGLLAVLGTGLVAGESFRALALVGFALSFSSTVFVVKVLDDRSDTTSLYGRIAVGVLVMQDVAAVVFLSLSSGDAPSPWAFALLLLLPGRWVLHRIWDRVGHGELQALFGVVVAVVLGYGLFEWVGIDGDVGALVVGVLLASHPQAGELSRSLMTFKDLMLVAFFVQIGLHGTPHALEAGLALLLLLLLPFQVAAYAVMLWLMRLRRRTSFLAGLVLSNYSEFGIIVVAVGASTGLLDDQWVVVVSLAVAFSFGLSAIVNRRGVELASRLSRLLPARDSDRLHPDDRLVDIGAADALVLGLGRVGAATYARLRDEYGLNVVGVEHDRTRVAALEDEGFDVVRADATDLEFWNRVQRAGRVKVAVLAMPFHNANLIALARLQAAGFTGRVAAVARYDDDVSELQRHGADAVFHLYGSAGFALADHAADVLLREHDGAHKRHRPAAPGEDLDVLQPLDRRTEPA from the coding sequence ATGGCAGCAGCGGCGCTGTACCTCGGAGCCGCCCTCGCCGGTGGGCTCGTCGCCGTGCTGCTGCGCCTCCCACCCCTCGTCGGGTTCCTCGCCGCAGGCTTCGCCCTCGGCGCCGCCGGCGCGCCCGAGCTGCCCTACCTCGAACCCGTCGCCGAGCTCGGCGTCGTCCTCCTGCTCTTCGCCATCGGCCTCAAGCTCGACGTCCGCACCCTCCTGCGCCGCGAGATCTGGCTCACGACCGCCGTGCACATGGTCGTCAGCGTCGCCCTCGCCGTCGGGTTCCTCGGCCTGCTCGCCGTCCTCGGCACCGGGCTCGTCGCGGGCGAGTCCTTCCGTGCCCTCGCGCTCGTCGGCTTCGCGCTGTCGTTCTCCTCGACCGTGTTCGTCGTCAAGGTCCTCGACGACCGCTCCGACACCACGTCCCTCTACGGACGCATCGCCGTCGGCGTCCTCGTCATGCAGGACGTCGCCGCCGTCGTCTTCCTCTCCCTGTCCAGCGGCGACGCCCCCAGCCCCTGGGCCTTCGCCCTGCTCCTGCTCCTGCCCGGCCGATGGGTCCTGCACCGGATCTGGGACCGCGTCGGCCACGGCGAGCTCCAGGCCCTGTTCGGCGTCGTCGTCGCCGTCGTCCTCGGCTACGGGCTCTTCGAGTGGGTCGGCATCGACGGCGACGTCGGCGCGCTCGTCGTCGGCGTCCTCCTCGCGTCACACCCGCAAGCCGGCGAGCTGTCCCGATCCCTCATGACGTTCAAGGACCTCATGCTCGTCGCGTTCTTCGTGCAGATCGGCCTGCACGGCACCCCGCACGCGCTCGAAGCCGGCCTCGCCCTCCTCCTCCTGCTCCTGCTGCCGTTCCAGGTCGCCGCCTACGCCGTCATGCTCTGGCTCATGCGCCTGCGCCGGCGCACGTCCTTCCTCGCCGGCCTCGTCCTGTCGAACTACTCCGAGTTCGGCATCATCGTCGTCGCCGTCGGCGCGTCCACCGGACTCCTCGACGACCAGTGGGTCGTCGTCGTCTCGCTCGCCGTCGCGTTCAGCTTCGGCCTCTCCGCGATCGTCAACCGCCGCGGCGTCGAGCTCGCGTCCCGCCTCTCCCGCCTCCTGCCCGCACGCGACAGCGACCGCCTGCACCCCGACGACCGCCTCGTCGACATCGGCGCCGCCGACGCCCTCGTCCTCGGGCTCGGCCGCGTCGGCGCCGCCACCTACGCACGCCTCCGCGACGAGTACGGCCTCAACGTCGTCGGCGTCGAGCACGACCGCACCCGCGTCGCCGCCCTCGAGGACGAAGGCTTCGACGTCGTCCGCGCCGACGCCACCGACCTCGAGTTCTGGAACCGCGTGCAACGCGCCGGACGCGTCAAGGTCGCCGTCCTCGCGATGCCCTTCCACAACGCCAACCTCATCGCCCTCGCCCGCCTCCAGGCCGCCGGCTTCACCGGCCGCGTCGCCGCCGTCGCGCGCTACGACGACGACGTCAGCGAGCTCCAGCGCCACGGCGCCGACGCCGTCTTCCACCTCTACGGGTCCGCCGGCTTCGCGCTCGCGGACCACGCGGCCGACGTGCTGCTGCGCGAGCACGACGGGGCCCACAAGCGTCACCGCCCGGCCGCGCCGGGGGAGGACCTGGACGTGCTCCAGCCGCTCGACCGCCGCACCGAACCGGCCTGA
- a CDS encoding thiamine pyrophosphate-binding protein, which yields MPSVSAHAAVTLAAHVDHVFGVMGNGNAHFLDALARQTSASFTPVRHESGAVVAADAHHRSSGRLAAATTTYGAGFTNTLTALAEAVQAHVPLVLVVGDEPTSGPRPWDVDQIAMASAVGARTYTVGRADAAATTLIAVEHALTYRVPTVLAIPYDVATLDAGPVPDAPPPRLPGPLAPRGPFAEAGVRETAHALATARRPLLLAGRGAWLAGAGETLGKIADVTGALTVTTALGQGVFPRPEFDLGVAGGFGARGAMELVRRADVVWVVGASLNQFTMRFGELFAPGTRVLQVDVAPAATHPHVGGYVRGDAATVAGAVLDELHAHPDLSPSGWRESVDVAAARRHEPGTGTAPDGRLDPRSAAARIAELLPADRVVVSDGGHFIAWANMYWPVASPDRMIMVGTAFQSIGLGFPSVVGAALARPGATVVLTTGDGGGLMALADLESAVRVAGGRGMAVVWNDAAYGAEVHVYGRKGLVREPMLIPAVDFAGLATAVGAHGVTVRTVDDLDALAAWAARPAAERPFLLLDLIVSPGVVAPYQEEIVRANS from the coding sequence ATGCCCTCGGTCTCCGCGCACGCCGCGGTCACCCTGGCCGCGCACGTCGACCACGTGTTCGGCGTGATGGGCAACGGCAACGCGCACTTCCTGGACGCGCTCGCGCGGCAGACGTCCGCGTCGTTCACGCCCGTGCGGCACGAGTCGGGGGCGGTGGTCGCGGCGGACGCGCACCACCGGTCGTCGGGGCGCCTCGCTGCGGCGACGACGACGTACGGCGCGGGGTTCACGAACACGCTGACGGCGCTGGCGGAGGCGGTGCAGGCGCACGTACCGCTCGTGCTGGTGGTGGGCGACGAGCCGACGTCGGGGCCGCGGCCGTGGGACGTGGACCAGATCGCGATGGCGTCGGCGGTGGGGGCGCGCACGTACACGGTCGGCCGGGCGGACGCGGCGGCGACGACGCTCATCGCGGTCGAGCACGCGCTGACGTACCGCGTCCCGACGGTGCTGGCGATCCCCTACGACGTCGCGACGCTCGACGCCGGTCCGGTGCCGGACGCGCCGCCGCCGCGTCTGCCGGGTCCGCTCGCGCCGCGCGGGCCGTTCGCGGAGGCGGGCGTGCGGGAGACGGCGCACGCGCTCGCGACGGCGCGCCGGCCGCTGCTGCTCGCGGGTCGGGGTGCGTGGCTCGCGGGGGCCGGGGAGACGCTCGGGAAGATCGCCGACGTGACGGGGGCGCTCACGGTGACGACCGCGCTCGGCCAGGGCGTGTTCCCCCGGCCCGAGTTCGACCTGGGCGTGGCGGGCGGCTTCGGCGCGCGTGGCGCGATGGAGCTCGTGCGCCGCGCGGACGTGGTGTGGGTCGTGGGGGCGTCGCTCAACCAGTTCACGATGCGGTTCGGTGAGCTGTTCGCGCCCGGCACGCGCGTGCTCCAGGTCGACGTCGCTCCGGCCGCGACGCACCCGCACGTCGGCGGGTACGTGCGCGGGGACGCCGCGACGGTCGCGGGCGCCGTGCTGGACGAGCTGCACGCGCACCCCGACCTGTCGCCGAGCGGGTGGCGCGAGTCGGTCGACGTGGCTGCCGCGCGCCGGCACGAGCCCGGCACGGGCACCGCGCCCGACGGGCGGCTCGACCCGCGCTCCGCGGCCGCGCGCATCGCCGAGCTGTTGCCGGCGGACCGGGTCGTCGTCTCCGACGGGGGCCACTTCATCGCGTGGGCGAACATGTACTGGCCGGTCGCGTCGCCCGACCGGATGATCATGGTCGGCACCGCGTTCCAGTCGATCGGCCTGGGCTTCCCCAGCGTGGTCGGCGCGGCGCTCGCCCGGCCGGGGGCGACGGTCGTGCTGACGACGGGTGACGGCGGCGGGCTCATGGCGCTGGCCGACCTCGAGTCGGCCGTGCGCGTCGCCGGGGGGCGCGGGATGGCCGTCGTCTGGAACGACGCCGCGTACGGCGCCGAGGTGCACGTGTACGGGCGCAAGGGCCTCGTGCGCGAGCCCATGCTCATCCCCGCGGTCGACTTCGCGGGCCTCGCGACCGCGGTGGGTGCGCACGGTGTCACGGTGCGGACGGTCGACGACCTGGACGCGCTCGCCGCGTGGGCGGCGCGGCCCGCCGCCGAGCGCCCGTTCCTGCTGCTCGACCTGATCGTGTCGCCGGGCGTCGTGGCGCCGTACCAGGAGGAGATCGTGCGGGCGAACAGCTGA
- a CDS encoding phenylalanine 4-monooxygenase, whose product MFEEGQLYAPVTADEDGKARVHLADDHPGAQDEEYRRRRDEIAAPALAWRPGEPVPRVEYTDTENAIWATVCRELAPKHERLAIRGYLEGKEALALPTDHVPQLDEVSAGLMPLSGFRLHPAAGLVPLDVFYGSLADGVFHSTQYLRHASQPLYTPEPDILHEVVGHCNLLANPAIAEVKRRAGEAARRCETPEGLQYVADVFWFTIEFGVMYEGGELRAYGAGLLSSYGEIEEFRGADVRPVDFHQMATLAYDISHYQPVLFACDGMGELTDRVAGFFAEFDDETPARLAREAARV is encoded by the coding sequence ATGTTCGAAGAGGGCCAGCTGTACGCCCCCGTCACCGCGGACGAGGACGGCAAGGCCAGGGTGCATCTCGCGGACGACCATCCGGGTGCGCAGGACGAGGAGTACCGGCGACGGCGCGACGAGATCGCGGCGCCGGCGCTCGCGTGGCGGCCGGGCGAGCCGGTGCCGCGCGTCGAGTACACGGACACCGAGAACGCGATCTGGGCGACGGTGTGCCGGGAGCTCGCGCCGAAGCACGAGCGGCTCGCGATCCGGGGCTACCTGGAGGGCAAGGAGGCTCTCGCGCTGCCGACGGACCACGTGCCGCAGCTCGACGAGGTGAGCGCGGGGCTGATGCCGTTGAGCGGGTTCCGGCTGCACCCGGCGGCGGGGCTCGTGCCGCTCGACGTGTTCTACGGGTCGCTCGCGGACGGGGTGTTCCACTCGACGCAGTACCTGCGGCACGCGTCGCAGCCGCTCTACACGCCGGAGCCCGACATCCTCCACGAGGTGGTGGGCCACTGCAATCTCCTGGCGAACCCGGCGATCGCGGAGGTCAAGCGGCGGGCGGGCGAGGCGGCGCGGCGGTGTGAGACGCCGGAGGGGCTGCAGTACGTGGCGGACGTCTTCTGGTTCACGATCGAGTTCGGGGTGATGTACGAGGGCGGCGAGCTGCGCGCGTACGGCGCGGGGCTGCTGTCGTCGTACGGGGAGATCGAGGAGTTCCGCGGTGCGGACGTGCGGCCGGTGGACTTCCACCAGATGGCGACGCTCGCGTACGACATCAGCCACTACCAGCCGGTCCTGTTCGCGTGCGACGGCATGGGCGAGCTGACGGACCGGGTGGCGGGGTTCTTCGCGGAGTTCGACGACGAGACGCCGGCGCGGCTCGCGCGCGAGGCCGCCCGGGTGTGA
- a CDS encoding ANTAR domain-containing response regulator, protein MTTDETPEPTEATPLDLPSAAPAAEPAPEPASTGSARPARRAVVAEDEALIRMDVVETLRDAGFDVVGEAGDGEQAVALATELKPDVVVMDVKMPVLDGISAAERIGKAHLAPVVLLTAFSQTELVERARDAGAMAYVVKPFSPADLLPAVEIAISRYAQISALESEVADLAERFETRKRVDRAKGLLMTKMGLTEPESFRWIQKTSMDRRLTMREVADAVIEQVGGGAS, encoded by the coding sequence GTGACCACGGACGAGACCCCCGAGCCCACCGAGGCGACCCCCCTCGACCTGCCGAGCGCGGCCCCCGCGGCCGAGCCCGCGCCGGAGCCTGCGAGCACCGGCTCCGCGCGTCCCGCCCGCCGCGCGGTGGTGGCCGAGGACGAGGCCCTCATCCGCATGGACGTCGTCGAGACGCTCCGCGACGCGGGCTTCGACGTCGTGGGCGAGGCGGGCGACGGCGAGCAGGCCGTGGCCCTCGCGACCGAGCTCAAGCCCGACGTCGTCGTGATGGACGTCAAGATGCCCGTCCTCGACGGCATCTCGGCGGCCGAGCGGATCGGCAAGGCGCACCTGGCGCCGGTCGTCCTGCTGACGGCGTTCTCGCAGACGGAGCTCGTCGAGCGCGCGCGCGACGCCGGCGCCATGGCGTACGTCGTCAAGCCGTTCAGCCCGGCGGACCTGCTGCCCGCGGTCGAGATCGCGATCTCGCGCTACGCGCAGATCAGCGCGCTCGAGTCCGAGGTCGCCGACCTGGCCGAGCGGTTCGAGACCCGCAAGCGCGTGGACCGCGCGAAGGGCCTGCTCATGACCAAGATGGGCCTCACCGAGCCCGAGTCGTTCCGGTGGATCCAGAAGACGTCGATGGACCGCCGCCTCACCATGCGCGAGGTCGCGGACGCCGTCATCGAGCAGGTCGGCGGCGGCGCGTCCTGA